The sequence below is a genomic window from Henriciella marina DSM 19595.
GAGGGTGTCAGCTTCTCGCTCGGTGCCAGGAGCTCATCCATGTTCCGGACCGTCATGGTTCGCGGCACACCGGCATCGCCGCCAGCCGCCACATCGTCGAACCTTCGGGTGTCCAAGCAGGTGCGGACCCTGCAGGGCGGCGCTGTTGACCTTGGCGACATCGACCAGGGCGACCAGCTTGTCGTCACCGTCCAGATCACACCTGACCAGAAGCGCACCAACCCGGTGATCGTCGCCGACCTTCTGCCAGCAGGTTTCGAGATCGAGACGATCCTGAAGCCAGCCGATGGCGACCGAAGTGATGAGACAGATGGGGCCTTTGCTTGGGCCGGTAGCATTGATGCGGCGAAGACAGCAGAGGCGCGTGATGACAGGTTCATCGCAGCCATTGATGTGCGCAACCAGCCGGTCCGCCTTGCCTATGTGGTGCGTGCGGTCACGCCGGGTGAGTTTGTCATGCCGGGCGCCAATGCCGAGGACATGTACCGGCCTGACGTGTTCGCACGGTCTGCGCCGGGCCGCATCACCATCGGTACGGCCAACGCGACAACAGGCGGACAGAGATGATCTGGCTGAAACGGTCAGCGATTGCCTTACTGGCAGGGCTGGCCGTCCTGTTCCTGCTGGACAGGGTGTTTCCGCCGCCACTCGAACGCGGCGAGGTGGTCTCCAAGCTGATCAGCGATCGGCATGGCCGCCCGCTTCGCGCGATACCGACGCCCGACAATTACTGGCGCTTTCAGGCAGATTTGGATGAGATCGATCCGATCTTCGTCGAGGCGCTTCTGGAGGTTGAGGACCAGCGTTTCTGGCGCCATGGCGGGGTCGACTGGGCCGGTATGGTGCGGGCTGCCTGGACGTCTGCACTGGCGGGGCGCGTGGTGTCCGGCGGATCGACGATAACCATGCAGACCGCCCGGCTGTTGGAGCCGCGGCCACGCACAATCCCATCCAAGCTCATCGAAATGTTTCGCGCCCATCAGATCGAAGCGCGCCTTAGCAAGAAAGAGATCCTCGAGCTCTATCTGACGCTGACGCCCTATGGCGGCAATATCGAGGGCATACGCGCGGCAAGCTGGCGGTATTTCGGACGCGCGCCTGATCGGCTCTCCGATGACCAGATCGCGCTTCTCATCGCCTTGCCGCAAAGCCCGGAGGTTCGCCGCCCTGACCTTCGCCCGGAAGGGGCAGATTTGGGCAGACGCGCCATCGTGACGAAGCTTGAGCGTCTAGGCTATCTTGACGCGGCGCGGGCCGAAGATGCGCGCACAAGCGATCTGCCGACCGGGGCGTATGCTTTCCCGTCCGAGGCGTGGCATGCAACGGCGCGGGCGGCAAAGGATGTCCGCGGCGATGTCCGCTCCACGCTGGACGCCCGTCTTCAGGCCGAGATGGAAGCCCTCGCGCTGTCGCATGCAAAAGAGTTTGGCAGGGAGACACAGCTTGCGATCCTGGTGGTCGATATTCCGACGCGCGGTGTGCGGGCGGCGGTCGGGTCTGCGTCGCGCGATATTGCCGGGGGCTGGCTCGACCTGACGGCGCAGGCGCGCTCGCCCGGGTCGACCTTGAAACCCTTCATCTATGCCATGGCGTTTGATGATGGGGAGGCGAGCGGGTCGACGCGTATTTCCGACCTGCCGAAACGGTTCGCGTCCTATCAGCCCGACAATTTCGACCGGATGTTTCGCGGCGATGTCCGCGTTTCCGATGCGCTGCAGCATTCGCTCAACGTACCCGCCGTTCTTGCGCTCGACCGTGTTGGCCCAGAGCGGTTTGCTGCCACGCTGACACTTGCGGGCGCGCCGCCGCGCATTCGGGGCGGGGCAGATCATCAGGCCGGGCTTGCGCTCGCGCTTGGCGGGGCAGGGATGACGGCGCGGGAACTGGCCGTGCTCTATGCGGCGCTTGGCGATGGCGGGCGGGCAAAGCCGCTCGTGTGGACGGCAGCCGAAGAAACGGGCAGCCGAGAAGCAAGCGGCTTCGGCCTGATGGGGGCTGAGAGCGCTGGCGAAATTCTCTCCATCCTGCGCCAGACACCAACACCTGAAGGGCGCATGCCAGGCAGACTGACCGCAGATGCGCCGCAGGTCGCCTTCAAGACGGGCACCTCATACGGCTTTCGCGATGCCTGGGCCGCGGGCGTGTCCGGCGATCACGCCATCATCGTCTGGGTCGGCAGGGCCGATGGCGCGCCAAGACCGGGAGAGACGGGGCGGAGCGCGGCGCTTCCCATCCTGTTCGAGGTCGCCGACCGGGCCGCTTATCACCTCGGCGGGGACGGCAATGCGAAGGCGCGGCTGATGTCAGATCGCCAGAACGAAGCCGACGGCGCGCTTCAGGCCTTCGACCATAACCGCGCCGAGGCCCCGCATATCCTCTTCCCGCCCAAGGATGCTGAGCTCTGGTCAGGTGAGATCAACGGCGCTCCGTCCCGGCCTTTCGTTCTGGCAGGTCGCGGGGAGGGCGAGCTCAGCTGGTTCATCGATGGGGCGCCATGCGCCAGCGATGATGCGGGCCTGCCGATCTGGCAGCCGCAGCGCGCGGGCTTTTATGAGGTTAGCGCCGTCGACTGGTCCGGCCGGTCCAGCAGTGTTCGCGTGCGTGTAATCGGGATCGGCGAGAGCTGACGCCCTAGCTCCACGGATTGAAGCGTGACTTGCGGCGAACCGATTTTGCCGGCTTTTTATCCTTGTCGCGTCTGGACGGCTTCGGCTGAGGCTCTGGCGCCTCACCGTCATCGAAGAGTTCGGTGTCCGGGCTGATAGGCGATTTTTCGTCTTCAGCGGGCGGGGAGACCGCGTCGAGATCGGCAGGCGAAACCGGATCTGGCCGTTCGCCTTCATCCTCGCCCGTTTCGCCATCGTCGGCCGCTAAATCGTCTTCAGAAGCGGCGGTCTCTGTCTGCCGAACGCTCAATTCTTCCTCGATGCGCGCGCGAAACCCGCTGAGGTTCAACGGATAGCTGATCGGCGCGCCGCCCGGTTCATTCTCTTCATCATAGTCATAGGACGTGTCAGCGCGTTTGGTGGGTGGCAGGCGCATACCGGTTGAGGCGGCGCCAAGCTCTGAATCGATATCGTCATCGGCAATACTGTCCTCGGAGGCCTCGCTGCCTGCGACCTGCGCTCCGCCGAGCCCGAACGGGATATAGGCCGCCGTCTTACCGCTCGATGTGTCACCGGCGAGCGGCGCTTTAGTGTCTGGCCCGGCTTTGTCCCATACGTCCGGACTTTCTACGCCCTCGTTGACGTCCAAATGGTCAACAGTGTCGGCTTTTCCGCCCTCGTGTGAAACAGAGGCCTCCTCAGCGGCAGGCGCTTCAGGTTTTGCTCTCGAAAACCTGCCAGTCTCGCTGCCGCTCCCCTTTCCGTTCACCTCTTCAGCCAGCCGCGCCACCGCGCCGCCAACATCGTCCTCATCAAGATCGGTCTCATCTGAGAGGTCCTCATCGATCAGGGCGGTCTCGGGAACGCTTGCGTCTACCGGAGGGGGGCTGGTGACATCCTCACCCGCATCTTCCTCGGTCGCCTTGTCGGCGTCCGCCTCTTCTGGGTCGCTATCAGCCGCAGGCTTGTTTCGCGTCGTGTTCGGCGCCTGACCGCTAAGGCCTGCCAGCAGGGCATCGATGGCCGCCTCGGTACCTTTGGCGATCCGCGCAGCTTCTTTCACGACGGCAATGATGAGATCGCTATAACTGCCGCGGCTATCATGGGGCGTTTCTTTCAGGATGTCCGCGGTCGCCTCTTCGAGGGTTTTGCCCTTCTCGGTGGCGAGTGTGACGTGCGGCGGACTGTCGAACAGGCGAACCGAATAGCCTTCGGTCGAATAGACAACACCGCCATCGTCGGCCTCGGCCCAGTCGATCTGTTTCAGGGCGGTCATCTCGGCCAGCCTGTCGATGAGTTTCTGTGTCGAAGGGTGAAGCATGGGGAAACCGATCCGTCAGGCAGTGGCCGTGTAGCCTTCTACACTAGCCCCGATAGGACAGGCTTCAAAGGCATAGGAGGGGTGGACGCTGTGAAATAGTGCGGCGCGGCACGCGGGGGAGGCCATTGCCGCTTCAATATTTGCCGCAAGAACCCACATGAGAGCCAGAACAGGAAAGGTCGTTCCAGCAATTGAACCATGACGTTTTTATCCGGATCGGCGTGTTTGCAGGCGTGTTCGCCGCACTGGCAGCGCTTGAAGTCCTGGCGCCGCGCCGGGACGCTGCCTTGCCGCGCGTTGAACGCTGGCCCGGCGCGACGGCGATCTTTGTCGCGGGAGCCGCTCTTGGGCGGCTGGTTCTGCCTGCAGGTCTTGCCGGTATCGCGCTGTTTGCGGACCAGATTGGCTTTGGGCTTTTCAATTTGATCTCTGCGCCAGTCTGGCTGGTCGGTCTTGCTGCTTTCGTGTTGCTGGACCTGTCGGTCTGGGGCCAGCATGTGCTCATGCACCGCGTGCCCATTCTCTGGCGCATGCACCGGGTGCATCACTCAGACCCGCATATCGACGTCATGACAGCGCTCCGGTTTCATCCGGCAGAAATCCTCGTCTCTCTGGTGTGGAAAGGCGCGGTGGTCTTCCTGTTCGGTATTCCGGCCTGGGCTGCCTTTTTCTTCGAGGTCGCTTTGAACGCGTTTGCCCAGTTTAATCATGCGAACTGGCATATTTCGCCAGCGGTCGACCGCGTCCTGAGATGGCTTGTTGTGACACCTGACATGCACCGCGTGCACCATTCGGTCGAGCGGCGCGAGGCCAACCGGAATTTCGGCTTTTGCCTGTCGGTCTGGGACAGAATGTTCCGCGTCTATAAAGACCAGCCCGATGCCGGACATCGGGACATGCTTATCGGTCAGCACGACTGGCGCTCGAGCGGCGACCAGACGCCGGCAGAGCTTCTGGTCCAGCCGCTCAAGACACCGCCGTCTTAATCCTCGACCGGGCGTGGCGCGCCTGGCTTCTAGGATGCCTTTACCTCTTCTATATCGGCCAGCAGATCGGCGACCGGATCGTCTGAACCGGCGGCTGCAAGCTCAGATCGGAAGCCTTGCACGGTGAGGTCTGGCGCAACCAGAATGTAGGTCGGCGTCCATGCGATCCCCAGCGTGTCGCGGATAGACGCATCCTCATCGACGAGTGTCGGATAGGAGTACCCCTTCTCCTCAAAATAAGCCTCGACTGAGCCGAAGCGGCCGAAGGCTTCGTCAGCGCGTTGTGCGTTCGGTGGGGTATGGATGGTAAGAAAAGCAAGCTCATCGCTTCCAGACACTTCATTCCAGAGTTCTTCGACATAGGGCGCATCAGCCATACAGTCGCCGCACCAGAGGCCCCACACATCGATCAGGGTCCACTGGTTCTCAAGTTCCTGCGTGGAAAATAGTGGCCCGGAAATCATCGTGCCGCTGAAGGCCGGCAATTCGCGGCCAAGGAATCGATAGTCATAGGGGCGGCCATAATCATCGCGCGGAACCCCATCATCGCCGCGCTCGGCACTTTCGGGAACGGAGGCACCCGGCGTTATGAAACCTGTGGCGCTGTCGGCGCCAGCTGTCTGATCGTGGGCGTCCGTCTCACCTGCCACGGTCTCATCGGTGGGGGGCGCAGGTGCAGCCATATCATTGCGGTCTGTGCTGGACGGCTCTCCGCAGGCGGTGAGCAAGGCGATGATCGAAACAGATAGAAGGGTGCGGACCATGAAGGACTCCGGTGGCTGAAATGAACCGAAGCTAGGGAGAGAAGCCCAATAAGAAAAGCCCCGGCGCTTGGACCGGGGCTTTATCAGATATCTTAAAGACCAAACGAGCGATCAACCACCGGCAAGTGGATCCCGCGTCTGAAGGCCACGCTGCTGAATGCTGCGCGCTCCATCCTGGCTCGCTTGCGTTTTAGCGGCCCAGGCTGCCCGCGTTGCGCAGACATTCTTTGGGATCGTGGAGCCCATTTGCTCTTCACGGCGACAGATTTCCTCGTCAGGGTCGTGACCCTGGCGACGAATTTCTGCCTTGATTGCAGGTGTGATTGCTACGGTCTGCCCTGAGGCAGCTGAACCAGCATAGTCGCTATTAGCGGCTGTGGTGCAAGCGGCGGGAATAGCGGCAAGCGTCAGCAGGCCAGCGAACATTGCAAATGTCTTCATTCAGTACTCCGAGGTTTCAAAATTTAATACTCGACCCTGTTTGTACTCTAGCTGTAGATTTCAAAAAGGCCAGCCGCGCCCATGCCGCCACCGACGCACATTGTGACAACGCCCCATTTTGCACCACGACGCTTGCCTTCGAGCAGGATTGAGCCTGTGCA
It includes:
- a CDS encoding TlpA family protein disulfide reductase, producing the protein MVRTLLSVSIIALLTACGEPSSTDRNDMAAPAPPTDETVAGETDAHDQTAGADSATGFITPGASVPESAERGDDGVPRDDYGRPYDYRFLGRELPAFSGTMISGPLFSTQELENQWTLIDVWGLWCGDCMADAPYVEELWNEVSGSDELAFLTIHTPPNAQRADEAFGRFGSVEAYFEEKGYSYPTLVDEDASIRDTLGIAWTPTYILVAPDLTVQGFRSELAAAGSDDPVADLLADIEEVKAS
- the pbpC gene encoding penicillin-binding protein 1C, with the protein product MIWLKRSAIALLAGLAVLFLLDRVFPPPLERGEVVSKLISDRHGRPLRAIPTPDNYWRFQADLDEIDPIFVEALLEVEDQRFWRHGGVDWAGMVRAAWTSALAGRVVSGGSTITMQTARLLEPRPRTIPSKLIEMFRAHQIEARLSKKEILELYLTLTPYGGNIEGIRAASWRYFGRAPDRLSDDQIALLIALPQSPEVRRPDLRPEGADLGRRAIVTKLERLGYLDAARAEDARTSDLPTGAYAFPSEAWHATARAAKDVRGDVRSTLDARLQAEMEALALSHAKEFGRETQLAILVVDIPTRGVRAAVGSASRDIAGGWLDLTAQARSPGSTLKPFIYAMAFDDGEASGSTRISDLPKRFASYQPDNFDRMFRGDVRVSDALQHSLNVPAVLALDRVGPERFAATLTLAGAPPRIRGGADHQAGLALALGGAGMTARELAVLYAALGDGGRAKPLVWTAAEETGSREASGFGLMGAESAGEILSILRQTPTPEGRMPGRLTADAPQVAFKTGTSYGFRDAWAAGVSGDHAIIVWVGRADGAPRPGETGRSAALPILFEVADRAAYHLGGDGNAKARLMSDRQNEADGALQAFDHNRAEAPHILFPPKDAELWSGEINGAPSRPFVLAGRGEGELSWFIDGAPCASDDAGLPIWQPQRAGFYEVSAVDWSGRSSSVRVRVIGIGES
- a CDS encoding sterol desaturase family protein yields the protein MNHDVFIRIGVFAGVFAALAALEVLAPRRDAALPRVERWPGATAIFVAGAALGRLVLPAGLAGIALFADQIGFGLFNLISAPVWLVGLAAFVLLDLSVWGQHVLMHRVPILWRMHRVHHSDPHIDVMTALRFHPAEILVSLVWKGAVVFLFGIPAWAAFFFEVALNAFAQFNHANWHISPAVDRVLRWLVVTPDMHRVHHSVERREANRNFGFCLSVWDRMFRVYKDQPDAGHRDMLIGQHDWRSSGDQTPAELLVQPLKTPPS